The Erythrolamprus reginae isolate rEryReg1 chromosome 3, rEryReg1.hap1, whole genome shotgun sequence genome contains a region encoding:
- the LOC139164980 gene encoding DGAT1/2-independent enzyme synthesizing storage lipids-like — protein sequence MNERKVTMLNTSEYEPMPWLLHMLKDWIDFGYLADFMNSVLQLLLLLLVLILIMHYLSLVLLLFCYACAFYFYIWKKKYNINEDIYSELWTKLHQRVAKVVTLYGKIWHDYEVIGMENLPEGPGLIVYYHGAVVFDYALLVGKVYKETGRKIFSVIHCLFYLVPGIKLCLDVIGGIEGKKTLCDDVLKRGYLLGIAPGGLREQNFSDENYNLEWSTRTGFAQVALKNKVPIIPMFTENIREAYRTFGNSWLSKWLHKHFRFLVLPIYGGFPVKLRTYIGEAIPYDPNLTAKELAEKTKIAIENLRDKHQKLPGNILRALLERFN from the exons ATGAATGAAAGGAAAGTTACTATGTTGAATACATCTGAGTATGAACCTATGCCATGGTTACTTCACATGTTAAAAGATTGGATTGATTTTGGTTACTTGGCGGACTTCATGAACTCTGTACTTCAGCTTCTATTGCTATTATTAGTACTAATACTGATTATGCATTATTTATCTTTAGTCTTGCTTTTATTTTGCTATGCATgcgcattttatttttatatatggaAGAAAAAGTATAACATAAATGAAGACATTTACAGTGAGTTATGGACCAAATTACATCAAAGAGTAGCAAAAGTGGTGACTTTATACGGAAAGATATGGCATG ATTATGAGGTCATCGGTATGGAGAATCTACCAGAAGGACCAGGATTAATTGTTTATTACCATGGAGCAGTAGTTTTTGACTATGCCTTATTAGTAGGTAAAGTCTATAAAGAGACTGGAAGAAAAATCTTCTCTGTGATTCATTGTCTCTTTTATTTAGTACCAG GTATAAAACTATGCCTTGATGTAATAGGTGGCATCGAAGGCAAAAAAACACTCTGTGATGATGTTTTGAAGAGAGGCTACTTATTAGGAATAGCACCTGGTGGATTGAGAGAGCAAAATTTTAGTGATGAAAACTACAATCTGGAGTGGAGTACCCGTACGGGATTTGCTCAAGTGGCTTTAAAAAACAAAGTG ccAATCATCCCTATGTTTACGGAAAATATCCGTGAAGCATACAGGACATTTGGAAATTCGT GGCTATCAAAATGGCTGCATAAACACTTTCGATTTCTTGTTCTCCCAATATATGGTGGGTTTCCTGTCAAACTCCGCACTTACATTGGGGAAGCCATCCCGTATGACCCAAATCTAACTGCTAAGGAGCTAGCTGAAAAA ACAAAGATTGCAATTGAAAATCTCCGAGACAAACACCAGAAACTACCTGGAAATATATTAAGAGCTTTATTGGAgcgatttaattaa